The Streptomyces capitiformicae genome contains the following window.
GCCCGAGGGCACGATGATCGCCCTGCACACCGACGGACTGCTCGCCGAGGCCTCCCCCGACGCGCTGTGCCGTGCGCTCGCCCGGCCCGAGCCCTCCCTCGAATATCACGCCCAGCGCGTCCTCGACTCCCTCGCCCCGGCCCGCCCCACCGACGACGTGGCCCTCCTCCTGGCCCGCACCCGGCGCCTGCCCGCCCACCGGGTCGCCTGCTGGGAGCTGCCGGCCGACCCGGCGCGGGTCGCCGAGGCCCGCAAGACCACCGCACGGCAGCTCGGGCTGTGGGGGCTCGACGAGCTGGCGTTCACCACCGAACTCGTCGTCAGCGAACTCGTCACCAACGCCATCCGGCACGCCACCGGGCCCATCCGGCTCCGGCTGATCCTCGAACGCACCCTGATCTGCGAGGTGTTCGACGGCGGCCCCACCGCGCCCCACTTGCGCCACCCGCGCACGACCGACGAGGGCGGCCGCGGCCTGTTCCTCATCTCCCAGTTCACCCAGCGCTGGGGCACCCGCTTCCTGCCGGAGGGCAAGGTCATCTGGGCGGAACAGTCGTTGGCGGATCAGGTGGTCCAGCTCCGGCTGTCGTAGCGGTCGGCCCTCACTGGCCCGACCGGATGAATTCCGCCGCGCACCGCTCGCCGGGCTCCCCGCAGTCTCCACACTTTCCGGCACACCGCATCCCCTTGTGCCCCATTCAGCCTGATTAGTCGAACTTTGCGCTTCATATGAATGCGGAGTCGGCTTCAGGAAATGAGGGACACAGTGAAACGAGGAACACCGGGAGGTGTGAGCCTGACCCCGGCCGTCTTTGCCGTACTGGCCGTTCTGGCCATCTGCACGGCGATGGGGCTCGGGCTCACGGGCGAGGCGGTACCGGTCGCCGGGCACCCGGCCGACAGGGACGGGGCACCCGGCGACGGCACCGTGACCGTACGGGTCGTCAACGAGGTCGACGCCGACGGGGCGTACGACCACCCGCTGGAGACGGGTCGGGCCGGGGTGCGGGTCACGCTGACCGACGACCACGGCACCGCGGTGCGCGAGACGACCGGCACCGACGGCATCGCCCTGTTCCGCCCCGCGGCGTCCTCGCTGAAGGGCGGCAAGTACCGCGTCCAGGTGTCCAACCCCGACCCCGCCAATCTCCAGCCGGCGGTCGCGGGACTCGGCGACGACCCCCGCGTCATCCGTAGCCACGTGGGTTTCGTGGACGTCTCCGGCAACCGGGACACCACGTACACGACCGGGTTCTGGGAGCCGGAGGTGTACTGCCAGGAGAACCCTGACCTGGTGACCTGCTCCCTCGCCAAGGGTGATGTGACCACGGAGCAGGGTCTGACCCGGTTCACGGGTGACATCGGCAACGGATACCCCGGCCCCGCCCCCACCCGGCTGACCGACAGCGGCGAGCAGCAGGCGGTGTTCGGCATCGGCACCGACCGCACCGGCAACACGTACATGGGCACGCTGGTCAAGCGGCACGCGGCGTACGGTCCAGCGGGCCCGACCAACACCGTCTACCGCCACCACAGCGCCTCCGGCGTGACCGAGTTCGTCACGCTGCCGGGCACGCTGACGGAGCACGACGCCTCCGACCGCTGGCGGCACGACGACGGGATCTACAGCAGGGTCGGCCGGGAGGGCCTCGGCGACGTCGACGTCTCCGGCGACGGCAGGACCCTCTACGCGGTCAACCTCAACGACTCGAAGCTGTACCGGGTGCCGATCCTCGGCACCGGCGACGGGGTTCGGGCCGGCACCCTGTCGTCGTACACCGTGCCGGTTCCCGCGCGCTGCGAGGGCGAGTGGCACCCGTACGGCATCGGGGTGCGCGGCAAGCGGGTGCTCGTCGGCGGGGTGTGCGGCGCGGAGAACACCGTCGACGAGAAGTACCTGGCGCACGGCGATCCCAGCCAACTGAGCGCGCACGTCTACGAGTTCGACTCGGGGACGTTCGACGAGATCTTCCGGCACCGGCTGGACTACCGGCGGGGTTGCGCCTACCAGTCCGACAACGGACCGCTCTGCGAATACGGGTCGGAGACCGTCGGCGGCACTCTGAGCGCTATGTGGGAGGCGTGGAACGAGCGCGTCCCCACACCCGACCCACGGCTGCGGTTCGCCTCGGCGCCGCAGCCGATCCTGTCCGACCTGGAGATCGCCGACAACGGCGACCTGATCCTCGGGTACCGGGACCGCTTCGGTGACATGCAGGGCAACCGCACCTACGCGCACAACTCCGGGAACTCGCTGCTCTCGGCCGTGGCCGCCGGTGACATCCTGCGCGCCTGCGAGCGGCGCACGGGCGAACACGTCCAGTACGTCCTGGAGGACAACGCCGGCTGCGGTTCGCTGGACGGCGCCCTGCCGGACAACCGTCGAGGTCCCGGCGGAGGCGAGTTCTCCAACGACCTCACCCACGACGGCTACGCGCGGCACGACCAGGTCACCGAGGGCGGCACGGTCCTCCAGCCGCACCGCGCGAGGCTGTGGAGCACGGTCTACGACACGTTCAACGGCAAGCCCTTCGACCAGGGAGTGCGCCGCTGGGAATCCGAGTCCGGGACCGTCCGGGGCAACATCCGACTCCAGTCGACGTCGTACCCCTCCGCCAACCTCTTCGGCAAGGGCAACGGCCTCGCCGACCTCGAGATGGTCTGCGACCAGGCACCCGTACAGATCGGCAACCGCGTCTGGTTCGACACCAACGGCAACGGCGTCCAGGACCCGTCCGAGCCGCCGATCCCGCGGGTGAAGGTGACGCTCCACCCGACGTCGTACGGCCCGGACCTCGTCACGCACACGAACCACGACGGCGAGTACTACTTCAGCTCCGTGGGCGGTCTGAGGCCGAACACCACCTACGAGGCCACGTTCGACTTCAGCAGCCTCGACCCGAAGTCGCTGCCCGGCCGGCCGAGCCTCTCCTCGCTCAAGTGGACGGTGAAGGACGCCGGTTCCGACCGTGCGATCGACTCCGACGTCGACGTGTACGGCAGGACCACGGTCCATGTCGGTGACCCCGGCCATGTGGACCACACCGTCGACGCCGGTCTGTTCAAGTCGCTGCGCCTGACACTCCTCAAGCACGACAAGAAGACCGACAGGCCACTGCCCGGCGCGGTCTTCGAACTGTGGCAGGACACCAACGGGGCACCCGGTCCCCAGCGGTACGGCAGAAAGCAGGACAGGTTCGTCAACGACTGCGCCACCTCCTCCACCGGCCGCTGTTCCCTCGGCTCACTGCCGGCCGGCACGTACTACCTGGCGGAGACGGACGCCCCCGACGGCTACCTCCAGCCGAACCGGCCGGTCACCGGCCCGTACGTCCTCACCCCGAAGAACGCCGCACACGGCGACGGGCTGCGCGTGAAGCTCGTCAACGTGCGGGGGGAGCCCTGAACCGAGACGGTGACTTTGCGGCGGACGGGCCGTCCACCGGTCGACACCGAGGCATGACCGGGACAGCGAAGCGGCGCGGCACCCCCGGATGGGGCCGGCCCTGACCAGGGGCCGGAGGGTGCCGCGCCGTTCACCTGGGGACGGTTCCTGGGGAAGAAGAGGAGCCGTACCCAGGAGCGGGACGTCGGGATGTATGGACGACCGAGATCAGCGGTTGACGAGCTTGACCGCCCAGTAGCTGCTCTGGGCCCAGCCTTCCTGGAGCTTCTTGACGCCCGGGCCGAAGGACGCGACGCGCGGGGTGGCCTTCCAGGTGGTGGAGGCCTTGGGGATGCCCTTCTTGTTGACGGTGACCTTGTTGTTGTTCGTGATGGCGATGGCGGCGTTGACGTTCTTGACCTCGGCGGTGGCGCGGGCGCTGCCGGCGACGACCTTGCCCTTGACCACGTTGTAACGCAGGTTCAGCGTCTCGGTGGTGACCGGGATGTTGTAGATCGACTCGGTCACGCTGAAGGTCAGCGAGGCGGGGCCCTTGGGGTCCTTGATGTTCTTCTTGGTGATGATCTGGACGTTGAACTTGACGTTGGCGTCGTAGTGGCGGACCGCCTTGACCGAGCGGTTGACCGTGCCCTTGGTCTGCGTGGACATGGCCTCGTAGACCTCGCGGTCCTGGAGGTACTTGAGGAACTTGGCCTTCTTGGCGGCCGGCAGCGCGGAGAAGCTCTTGAGGGCCTTCTTCGCCTCGGGCGTCTTCTGGGCCTTGAGGTAGCCCGTGTAGCTCTTGACCGTCAGCTTCGCCGGCAGCTTCGCGGCGGCGGCGCTGTCGGCGGCGGACGCGGCCGGGGCCAGCACGGCGAGCGAGGCCGCGCCCGCCACGACGACGGTGGCGAGACGACGCGTGGCGAGATGGCGCGTGGCGAGACGGCGCGTGATGAGACGGCTGGGCACGGTGTTCTCCCTGGATCGGAGGGGTCTGTCGGTGCGCGGCAACAAATCTACGGATCAGCGGAGTTGGCCGAAATTGTCTCTTCGGGCAGTGACCTTGGGGGATCCCTCCTCTGTGACGTGGCCGTGTCATTTCGGGGGTGCTTATGTCAGTAGCGGGCGCTAAGTTGGGGTAGATCGCCGCCGCACCCGGGGCACGGGGCTCTGTCGGGAAAAGCGGCATCGGGAAGGGCCGACCAATGAGCAAGAGGTCTGACGCAGGAGACACGGCTTGCGCCTACCGGCGTACGGGAGCCGATCCGATCCGGGACATCAGCAGGCTCAAGACACTGACGGACCGTGAGAAGGAAGTCCTGCTCCTGCTGGGCACGGGGCTCGGCAACCGGCAGCTCGCCCGAGAGCTCGGGATCGCCGAGCGTACGGTGAAAGCGCATGTCGCGCGCATAGTGGAGAAGTTGGATCAGCAGACGCGGCTGCAGGTCGCTGTGCTCTCCGTCCTCGCCCACGAACTGCTGTGCACGGATCCGCGCTGCGCCTGCGGTTCCGCCGCGCCCAGGCAGTCCCTCGTCGGGGCGTCCCTCGTCGGGGCGTCCGCCGTCTGACCGTCGACCGCGGCCGGCCTCCGGCACGCGGGCCGGCCGCGGCGGCCACCATCGGCCATGCATCGGCCCATCGGGACAATCGCCTCTGGCACACCTCCCCGGACGATGCGCGGCAACGGATGTGGCGTTCACGTTCGAGAATCGCGACTGCTCGCGAGGGCAGCGCACGACCAGTCCATCGACAACTCAAGCAATTTACGGGGTGCATGTGAAAGCGCGTGGAGTATCCAAGAGCCTCAACGTTGCCGCGCTGGTGACGGCTCTCGGCCGTAGAGAGACATCGTCCGGACTCGTGGCCGCCACCTCGACCTTCGTCTGGGACAGCGACCACTAGGGCGTGCGTGAAGGGGGTCCGGCCAAGGTTGGGCCCCCTTCCTGTGCTCGGCGCCCTTCAAAGGAGTCAGATCGCGCGGGCCCGCCCGCCTCCGGTCCTGCCGGAGGGCGCTGTGGGCACCAGACGGTCGTAGCCCCATGCGCTCAGGCCCAGGGCCACCACGAACTGCAGGTCGAACAGGGCGATAGTCATCGTCACAAAGGCCCAGTCCACCGCTTCGGACATGACATCTCCGACCCACCAGCCGCTCAGCACCGTGGTCACCAGTACCAAGGTCGCGTACACGGAGGTGTCAATGGTCGCGGTGCGCCAGCGCGACAAGGCCGGGAGCGTCTTTCGCACCACCGTCAGCGCGACAAACGCAACGGGAGGAAAGAGCAGGCCGCCGCCGAGGATCGTGTCCGGATCGAAGGTGAAGCTCGACAGATCACCGAAGGACAGCAGCACGCTCGCCATGATCGCTCCCCAGAGCCACGAGGGCAGGGTGACCAGTGCCGCATAGCCGGCCGCTCGACTCCACGGTGTCAGCATCCCCGCTCCTCGCCTCCCCATCGTCACCGGTGGTCAACCGGTGCCGGTCGCCACGATGATCGACCGACGACGACAGCAGTGTCTCAGCCGTTGCGCCGGACTCGGGGGCCGGGTATCCGTGAAAGATCACTTCGCAACGCGGTGAAGAACGTAAATGCGGCCGACCACCGTCCGACAGTGTCTGTTCGGCCATGGCCTTTCGGCCGATCGCGGGTTCGGACAGCAGCGTCCACGGGCGAGCCCGAACGTGTCCGAACGGCGGCGACCTGCCCAAATGGACAATGTCGCCGAGCAGTTCATCCCCTCTAGGGTCACTGGGACATCACGGAAACCCCGAGCGCCTCACGCCCACCCCGTACGATCCCCTCATGTCCCGCAGCACCCAGATCACCGGTCTGACCATCGGCGCCGTCGCCCTCACCGCCACCGCCGTGGTGACGGTGGACATGCTCAACAAGCCGTCCTTCAGCTTCGCCGCCGCCCCGCTGGCCGACGATCCCGCCTGCACCCGGATCAGCGGGCGTTTCCCCGACCATCTGGCCGGGCTGGACCGGGCGGACACCAGCACCAAGAGCGCGGCGGTATGGGGCGACGGAGCTGTCGTCGCCCGCTGCGGCTTCCCCGAGTCCAAAGCCACCGACGACGCATGCGCCCAGGTCGACGGCGTGGACTGGGCATGGCGCACGAGCACGGACAACAACGGCCGGGAAGTGCTGTTCACCTACGGCCGGGAGCCTTCCGTCGAAGTCCAGGTGACGGTCGGCAAGGCGGCACCCGACTCCGTCCTGGTCGGTCTCTCCCCTGTCGTGAAGCCCCTCAAGCAGAGCAAGAAGTGCCTGTCCCGCTCGGACGTCCCGCCACCGTCCAGCCCGGCGCCGAGCAACGGGACGTCATCATGAGGATGGTGGCCAAAACGATCTCGTCGGCGGTCGTGTGCGCGATCTCGGTCGGCCTTGTGTTGTCCGGCTGCGCGAGGACCGAGACTCTGGATCTCGACACGGGCACGAATCAGTCGGGCCAGGCCCAGGCGTTCAAGAGCATCCCTGTGTCCGAGCGGACCGACGCCCCCGACTTCTCCGGCAGCACGGTCGCCGGCGATCCGGTCCGTCTCTCCGACTACCGAGGCAAGATCGTCGTCGTGAACGCCTGGGCCACCTATTGCGGCCCCTGCCGGGCTGAATCGCCCGAGCTGGAGCGTACGTATCGGAAGTTCAAGGGCCAAGGCGTGCAGGTGCTCGGTATCAGCACCGACGTTACGCGGAAGAACGCCCGCACGTT
Protein-coding sequences here:
- a CDS encoding SdrD B-like domain-containing protein, translating into MSLTPAVFAVLAVLAICTAMGLGLTGEAVPVAGHPADRDGAPGDGTVTVRVVNEVDADGAYDHPLETGRAGVRVTLTDDHGTAVRETTGTDGIALFRPAASSLKGGKYRVQVSNPDPANLQPAVAGLGDDPRVIRSHVGFVDVSGNRDTTYTTGFWEPEVYCQENPDLVTCSLAKGDVTTEQGLTRFTGDIGNGYPGPAPTRLTDSGEQQAVFGIGTDRTGNTYMGTLVKRHAAYGPAGPTNTVYRHHSASGVTEFVTLPGTLTEHDASDRWRHDDGIYSRVGREGLGDVDVSGDGRTLYAVNLNDSKLYRVPILGTGDGVRAGTLSSYTVPVPARCEGEWHPYGIGVRGKRVLVGGVCGAENTVDEKYLAHGDPSQLSAHVYEFDSGTFDEIFRHRLDYRRGCAYQSDNGPLCEYGSETVGGTLSAMWEAWNERVPTPDPRLRFASAPQPILSDLEIADNGDLILGYRDRFGDMQGNRTYAHNSGNSLLSAVAAGDILRACERRTGEHVQYVLEDNAGCGSLDGALPDNRRGPGGGEFSNDLTHDGYARHDQVTEGGTVLQPHRARLWSTVYDTFNGKPFDQGVRRWESESGTVRGNIRLQSTSYPSANLFGKGNGLADLEMVCDQAPVQIGNRVWFDTNGNGVQDPSEPPIPRVKVTLHPTSYGPDLVTHTNHDGEYYFSSVGGLRPNTTYEATFDFSSLDPKSLPGRPSLSSLKWTVKDAGSDRAIDSDVDVYGRTTVHVGDPGHVDHTVDAGLFKSLRLTLLKHDKKTDRPLPGAVFELWQDTNGAPGPQRYGRKQDRFVNDCATSSTGRCSLGSLPAGTYYLAETDAPDGYLQPNRPVTGPYVLTPKNAAHGDGLRVKLVNVRGEP
- a CDS encoding peroxiredoxin family protein: MVAKTISSAVVCAISVGLVLSGCARTETLDLDTGTNQSGQAQAFKSIPVSERTDAPDFSGSTVAGDPVRLSDYRGKIVVVNAWATYCGPCRAESPELERTYRKFKGQGVQVLGISTDVTRKNARTFQREFGLSYPSLHDPDGKQFFDLPAGLVNPQLLPFTLFVDRKGRIAGAVQAPLDEKELRNILTPLLKEK
- a CDS encoding DUF3515 family protein; translated protein: MSRSTQITGLTIGAVALTATAVVTVDMLNKPSFSFAAAPLADDPACTRISGRFPDHLAGLDRADTSTKSAAVWGDGAVVARCGFPESKATDDACAQVDGVDWAWRTSTDNNGREVLFTYGREPSVEVQVTVGKAAPDSVLVGLSPVVKPLKQSKKCLSRSDVPPPSSPAPSNGTSS
- a CDS encoding helix-turn-helix domain-containing protein; protein product: MSKRSDAGDTACAYRRTGADPIRDISRLKTLTDREKEVLLLLGTGLGNRQLARELGIAERTVKAHVARIVEKLDQQTRLQVAVLSVLAHELLCTDPRCACGSAAPRQSLVGASLVGASAV